From a single Brassica napus cultivar Da-Ae chromosome C9, Da-Ae, whole genome shotgun sequence genomic region:
- the LOC111212924 gene encoding uncharacterized protein LOC111212924, translating into MSPDETSADSNRPSASVTPIPDAPVAPNPSIPEMLQAIMACFIQQEETNKATSDRLAALAAALGTLDGENDRAETARRRLFATTNPNLGVEQPTDEANPTNGETAQTTDGSNSMTSHQIADLQLSLRDIHSKIHHVKASTPEIERVLTTTRRNPFTQRIKLCILPYKGDSDPTDHMTAFNIAMGRNHFSDEERDACLCQLFVESLSGPALSWFSHLKEGSIDSFDDLFASFLKNYIMWSRQGTSMADLRKLSQSQNESPKDFMEKFKLVLSKVPTPDHTTVEALTNTLWINSMFRDYLRINPTITIEDALHDSKNFIKMDEDKRAYNAKQQALKPTASKTSDAQEPRQHVPYKKKGHVYAISEDDQSGVVAAVRDPGWNVWERDTERKNAAVPQARIRQL; encoded by the coding sequence ATGAGTCCCGACGAAACATCCGCTGACAGTAACAGACCGTCGGCCTCTGTTACGCCGATTCCCGATGCTCCGGTCGCTCCGAACCCATCCATTCCCGAGATGCTGCAGGCCATCATGGCATGTTTCATTCAACAAGAAGAAACCAACAAAGCTACGAGCGACCGTCTGGCCGCACTCGCCGCCGCTCTCGGAACCCTAGATGGCGAAAACGACAGAGCGGAAACGGCAAGAAGAAGGTTGTTCGCAACCACAAACCCTAACCTTGGAGTCGAACAACCAACAGACGAAGCAAACCCTACGAACGGCGAGACTGCACAAACGACTGACGGCTCAAACTCTATGACTAGCCACCAGATCGCCGATCTGCAACTCTCACTGCGGGACATACACTCTAAGATACATCATGTCAAGGCTTCCACACCAGAGATCGAACGCGTTCTCACCACCACCCGGCGAAACCCTTTCACCCAGCGGATAAAACTCTGTATCCTTCCATACAAGGGGGATTCGGATCCGACCGATCACATGACCGCTTTCAACATAGCTATGGGTCGAAATCACTTCTCTGACGAAGAGAGAGACGCATGCCTCTGCCAACTCTTTGTCGAGAGCCTCTCTGGACCGGCCCTAAGTTGGTTTTCACATTTAAAAGAGGGTTCGATCGATAGCTTCGACGACCTGTTCGCCTCTTTCCTCAAAAACTACATCATGTGGTCCCGTCAAGGAACATCCATGGCCGACCTACGGAAACTATCCCAGTCGCAAAACGAAAGTCCCAAGGACTTTATGGAAAAATTCAAGCTAGTACTATCAAAGGTACCTACCCCGGATCACACCACCGTCGAAGCCTTGACCAACACGCTTTGGATTAACTCCATGTTTCGAGACTACCTCAGGATTAACCCAACTATAACCATCGAAGACGCTCTGCACGATTCAAAGAACTTTATCAAGATGGATGAAGACAAGCGAGCTTACAACGCCAAGCAGCAGGCTCTAAAGCCGACGGCATCGAAGACATCAGACGCCCAAGAGCCACGACAGCACGTCCCTTACAAAAAGAAAGGACACGTCTATGCGATCTCCGAGGATGATCAATCTGGTGTAGTTGCTGCGGTACGTGATCCAGGGTGGAACGTATGGGAACGCGATACCGAAAGAAAAAACGCAGCAGTCCCGCAAGCCCGCATCCGCCAACTCTAA